One window of Clarias gariepinus isolate MV-2021 ecotype Netherlands chromosome 21, CGAR_prim_01v2, whole genome shotgun sequence genomic DNA carries:
- the LOC128509797 gene encoding vesicle-associated membrane protein 3-like: MVEKDSQLQKLREGVEDVRVIVQNNIEKTVEREEKLADLDERAEALLRKSVRFHKSTKKVKEKVETKNACLSWKYWRVTAVIIGVIVLAIIIISLIVVFSTTNEENKDSD, translated from the exons GTGGAGAAAGACAGCCAGCTGCAGAAGCTCCGGGAGGGCGTGGAGGACGTCCGGGTCATCGTACAGAACAACATCGAGAAAACCGTAGAGCGCGAGGAGAAACTGGCTGACCTGGATGAGAGAGCGGAAGCACTGCTTAGGAAG AGCGTACGCTTTCATAAGTCAACGaagaaagtgaaagaaaagGTGGAAACTAAAAACGCATGTTTATCGTGGAAGTACTGGAGAGTTACTGCGGTTATCATTGGAGTAATTGTTCTGGCCATCATTATCATCAGCCTCATCGTCGTATTCTCCACGACAAACGAAGAGAACAAAGACTCGGATTAA